The proteins below are encoded in one region of Knoellia sp. S7-12:
- the fabG gene encoding 3-oxoacyl-ACP reductase FabG — MTSKRTAIVTGAARGIGAATARRLSNDGYAVAVVDLDEAACEVVAVSIRESGGSALGVGIDVTDGEQVQAGVARVADELGAPVVLVNNAGIIRDNLLFKMSESDWDSVINVHLRGAFLMSKACQAHMTTEKFGRIVNLSSSSAQGNRGQANYSAAKAGLQGFTKTLAIELGKFGVTANAVAPGFIQTDMTAATAQRMGVSFEDFLAHAASQTPVQRVGQPEDIAATISFLCSEEAGFVSGQVIYVAGGPLD, encoded by the coding sequence GTGACCAGCAAGCGCACCGCCATCGTCACCGGAGCCGCCCGCGGCATCGGCGCTGCAACCGCTCGTCGCCTTTCGAACGACGGGTATGCCGTCGCAGTGGTCGACCTCGACGAGGCGGCTTGCGAGGTGGTGGCCGTCTCAATCCGTGAGTCCGGCGGGTCTGCGCTGGGTGTGGGCATCGACGTCACCGACGGGGAGCAGGTCCAGGCGGGCGTGGCCCGGGTCGCCGACGAACTCGGGGCACCCGTCGTTCTCGTCAACAACGCCGGCATCATCCGCGACAACCTGCTCTTCAAGATGAGTGAGTCCGACTGGGACTCGGTCATCAACGTCCATCTGCGTGGTGCGTTCCTCATGTCGAAGGCGTGCCAAGCGCACATGACCACCGAGAAGTTCGGTCGCATCGTCAACCTCTCGTCGTCGTCGGCGCAGGGCAACAGGGGCCAGGCGAACTACTCCGCGGCCAAGGCCGGGCTCCAGGGCTTCACCAAGACGCTCGCGATCGAGCTCGGGAAGTTCGGCGTCACTGCCAACGCCGTGGCTCCGGGCTTCATCCAGACCGACATGACCGCAGCGACGGCGCAGCGGATGGGCGTGTCCTTCGAGGACTTCCTCGCCCACGCCGCCTCGCAGACGCCGGTGCAGCGGGTCGGCCAGCCCGAGGACATCGCCGCCACCATCTCTTTCCTCTGTTCCGAGGAGGCCGGATTCGTGTCCGGGCAGGTCATCTACGTGGCCGGCGGACCCCTCGACTGA